One genomic window of Sporocytophaga myxococcoides DSM 11118 includes the following:
- a CDS encoding aldo/keto reductase, producing the protein MESTYLPVINKAVSRIGLGTWAMGGWMWGGSIEQESIDTIVKAVDLGVNLIDTAPVYGFGFSEEVVGKALKKINNRSEIVISTKCGLEWKEGKVFRNASRERINKEVGDSLKRLRTDYIDIYYVHWPDSLVSLEETGEAMYDLFKSGKILSVGVSNFNTDQMLEFGSHSPIHFSQPPYNIFERDIEKEELPYCLENNIFLMTYGAICRGLLSGKLNIKSAFKGDDLRKADPKFREPRFRQYLDAVTKLNQFAEECYGKTAAELAIKWILQNGVSIALLGARTPDQLSIYKNISGWKITSEDFKRIDGIIKETVKDPVGPEFMAPPIRKEREVRK; encoded by the coding sequence ATGGAAAGCACTTACCTGCCTGTTATTAATAAAGCTGTTTCACGCATTGGATTAGGAACCTGGGCTATGGGAGGATGGATGTGGGGTGGCTCAATTGAACAGGAATCTATAGATACTATAGTGAAGGCGGTAGATTTAGGGGTAAACCTCATTGATACTGCTCCAGTATATGGGTTTGGCTTTTCGGAAGAGGTGGTTGGTAAGGCACTTAAAAAAATAAATAACAGAAGTGAAATCGTTATTTCTACCAAGTGCGGCCTGGAATGGAAAGAAGGAAAAGTTTTCAGAAATGCATCCAGAGAAAGGATAAACAAGGAAGTTGGAGATTCATTGAAACGACTTCGGACAGATTATATTGACATTTATTATGTTCATTGGCCAGATTCTCTGGTGTCACTTGAAGAAACAGGGGAGGCTATGTATGATCTTTTTAAAAGCGGAAAGATTCTATCCGTTGGAGTAAGTAATTTTAACACTGACCAAATGCTGGAATTTGGCAGTCATTCGCCGATTCATTTTTCACAACCCCCTTATAATATTTTTGAAAGGGATATAGAAAAAGAAGAGCTGCCTTATTGCCTTGAAAACAATATTTTCCTTATGACTTATGGAGCTATCTGTAGAGGTCTGCTTTCCGGAAAACTAAATATCAAGTCTGCATTTAAGGGCGACGATCTTAGAAAGGCGGATCCAAAATTCAGAGAACCTAGATTTCGCCAGTATTTGGATGCAGTAACAAAATTAAACCAGTTTGCGGAAGAGTGTTACGGGAAAACCGCTGCGGAGCTGGCGATAAAATGGATACTTCAGAATGGTGTTTCAATAGCTCTTCTTGGAGCGAGAACTCCCGACCAATTAAGCATTTATAAAAACATCTCCGGATGGAAAATTACCAGTGAGGATTTTAAAAGGATCGATGGTATAATCAAAGAAACTGTAAAGGATCCTGTTGGACCTGAATTTATGGCTCCTCCTATCAGAAAGGAGAGAGAAGTGAGGAAATAA
- a CDS encoding TonB-dependent receptor plug domain-containing protein, with amino-acid sequence MAAKNLYCLIKFVLILFFIQTSDLIAQKPSSKDTLQSSSEKKSADRKQKSKKREPVFNDTSTTNKNLWNLSLDELMDTKVASGSFLELDMRNSAFSLSIISREEIELSGARHLSELLEVYVPGFQYMYSKWYGIIWGMRGVAADRNSKFIFLINGRKMNTEARDGANMELDLGMLGDIERVEVIRGPSGLIYGSGAISGIINMVTRKYKRDEFIASTTQGTWSGDTYFHQYEAWLGKSLLGKKDASIVISGGYRVSDGIGQERARLYGRPSFPYPQFLDNPPPDGVPASGSPWSTPGNARFSVDFNYKRFRFYSRYTHQVTNASGFFIVDPWPDFIGIDSLAPDRIVDGKFENINGWYGNIEPGNVNRRQYVVNNVTNQLTYTIPTKHDNTVTLYGGLDLNTDRIQLEELKGYTSLAPSERHVSILETFGERRYSLGGLYLMKNVPRLQWATGYEFRLFDIGKDMSGRNSRYEIKSHPVVSNVVYINNAIFSEGKYNLTEKVDVLAGLRYDIHTRTAFIGGVLTPKVALILKPDKQNVIKVIYQTSANNGSADNYEFNRNSFNDYGQPYTTYHYERPFMRPTPGTPIIPPVSIEELHKLKPERSASFEITSMHTLGDDRINIKPSVSYNTVRDLLLWNQKLFRIVNAGYYHFVNLELDFAYKTNKVSIGANHVYSRVVRTNVMEQYKYFDLAVFEGFDSVTTDGKLYQYVPKPIESQANPGTDSVKQNAINAVRDQITVDGKNFLNLNTNITKLYLNYKAASWISIHTDFRIFWGLTGRKDVHQFDTTKVNNPNLNDYSKDYAFNNKFPFLGIEDRLMIKWDVGINIRPGKNILIAFYGYDLLAWVNKLQTLRWQQSADIKEQTDLYSVDYSFFSFRLDYKFGL; translated from the coding sequence ATGGCAGCAAAGAACCTGTATTGTCTTATAAAATTTGTCTTAATACTATTCTTTATTCAGACATCAGATTTAATTGCTCAAAAACCTTCTTCAAAAGATACTTTACAGTCTTCGTCAGAAAAAAAATCTGCAGACAGAAAACAAAAATCAAAAAAACGAGAACCGGTATTTAATGATACCAGCACTACCAATAAGAATCTATGGAATCTTTCCCTGGATGAATTGATGGATACCAAGGTTGCATCAGGATCCTTTCTTGAACTTGACATGAGAAACTCAGCATTCAGTCTTTCCATAATATCCAGGGAGGAAATAGAACTTTCAGGAGCCCGACACCTTAGTGAGTTACTTGAAGTATATGTTCCGGGATTTCAGTATATGTATAGTAAATGGTATGGAATAATATGGGGAATGAGAGGTGTTGCAGCAGACAGAAATTCAAAGTTCATATTCCTTATAAACGGACGGAAGATGAATACAGAAGCACGGGATGGTGCCAACATGGAACTGGATCTTGGAATGCTCGGAGACATTGAGAGAGTGGAAGTGATCAGAGGCCCATCCGGACTTATTTATGGTTCAGGCGCAATATCGGGAATCATAAACATGGTAACCAGAAAATATAAGCGCGATGAATTCATAGCTTCCACAACTCAGGGAACCTGGAGCGGAGACACTTACTTTCACCAATATGAGGCATGGCTAGGCAAATCCTTATTAGGCAAAAAAGATGCATCCATAGTTATATCAGGTGGCTATAGAGTGAGTGATGGAATCGGGCAAGAAAGAGCACGACTATATGGAAGACCCAGTTTCCCCTATCCTCAGTTCCTTGACAATCCGCCTCCCGATGGGGTACCAGCCTCAGGAAGTCCATGGTCTACTCCTGGCAACGCCAGATTCAGTGTTGATTTTAACTACAAAAGATTTCGGTTCTACAGTCGATATACACATCAAGTTACGAACGCTTCCGGGTTCTTTATAGTTGATCCATGGCCTGATTTTATAGGAATAGACTCCCTTGCTCCGGATAGAATAGTTGATGGAAAGTTTGAGAATATAAATGGTTGGTATGGGAATATCGAACCAGGAAATGTAAACAGAAGACAATATGTAGTAAACAACGTAACCAATCAGCTCACATACACTATCCCAACCAAACATGACAATACTGTAACGCTTTATGGAGGCCTTGATCTAAATACAGATAGAATTCAACTGGAAGAACTCAAAGGCTATACATCATTGGCTCCTTCAGAAAGGCATGTTTCAATTCTGGAAACTTTTGGTGAAAGAAGGTATAGTCTCGGCGGTCTTTATCTTATGAAAAACGTTCCAAGGCTGCAATGGGCAACGGGATATGAATTTCGATTATTTGATATAGGAAAGGATATGTCTGGCAGAAACAGTCGTTATGAGATAAAAAGCCATCCGGTTGTGTCCAATGTTGTTTACATTAACAATGCAATTTTTTCAGAAGGCAAATATAATCTTACTGAAAAAGTCGATGTTCTTGCAGGTTTAAGGTATGACATCCACACGAGAACCGCTTTTATTGGAGGTGTATTAACACCCAAAGTTGCCCTAATTTTAAAACCTGATAAGCAAAATGTAATAAAGGTCATTTATCAGACTTCTGCCAATAATGGCAGTGCGGATAATTATGAGTTTAACCGAAACAGCTTCAATGATTATGGACAACCTTACACAACCTATCATTATGAAAGGCCCTTTATGCGTCCTACACCTGGCACACCAATCATTCCTCCTGTATCTATTGAAGAGCTGCATAAGCTAAAACCGGAACGTTCCGCGTCCTTTGAAATAACCTCTATGCATACATTAGGAGATGATAGAATCAACATTAAACCTTCGGTGTCTTACAATACTGTCCGGGATCTTCTTTTATGGAATCAGAAATTATTCAGAATTGTGAATGCAGGGTATTACCATTTTGTGAACCTTGAGCTGGACTTTGCATATAAAACAAATAAAGTTTCAATTGGAGCAAACCATGTATATTCCCGGGTTGTCAGAACCAATGTAATGGAGCAGTACAAATATTTTGATCTGGCAGTATTTGAGGGTTTTGACTCCGTCACTACTGACGGAAAGCTATATCAGTACGTTCCAAAACCAATAGAAAGCCAGGCCAATCCGGGAACTGACTCAGTGAAGCAAAACGCTATTAATGCTGTAAGAGACCAAATAACTGTAGACGGGAAAAATTTTCTCAATCTCAATACCAATATTACCAAGCTTTACCTGAATTACAAAGCTGCTTCATGGATAAGCATTCATACGGATTTCAGAATATTTTGGGGGCTTACAGGCAGGAAAGATGTTCATCAATTTGACACCACTAAGGTCAATAACCCCAACCTGAATGATTACTCTAAGGATTATGCATTCAATAATAAGTTTCCCTTTCTCGGGATTGAAGATCGATTGATGATTAAATGGGATGTCGGGATAAATATTCGACCTGGTAAAAATATACTTATAGCATTCTATGGTTATGATCTGCTTGCCTGGGTCAACAAACTACAAACTTTGCGCTGGCAACAAAGCGCAGACATCAAAGAACAGACAGATCTTTATAGTGTGGATTATTCATTCTTTTCATTCAGATTAGATTATAAGTTTGGTTTGTAA
- a CDS encoding inositol monophosphatase family protein yields the protein MDFPTFRDFVIRFTGQSRMIARKYFRTRLDVLSKEDLSPVTIADREIEELFRNEVLRKFPGHGVFGEEFGEIKGTSPYYWVIDPIDGTKSFIHGAPLFCTLIALMKDDEPVFGAIHNPILDDLVLGDGTSAYHNGTKVTLRPCSSLSEATLLTTDPLGPEKYREPKGFDNLAKACKLYRTWGDAYGYFLVATGFADIMIDPKMSKWDIMALIPVIKGAGGTITDYYGGDPVKGDSIVVSNPAIHNEILNYLKS from the coding sequence ATGGACTTTCCTACTTTCAGGGACTTTGTAATAAGATTTACCGGGCAAAGCAGAATGATTGCGAGGAAATATTTTCGCACCCGCCTGGATGTTTTGAGCAAAGAGGACTTGTCTCCTGTTACAATCGCAGACAGGGAAATTGAAGAACTTTTCAGAAATGAAGTATTAAGAAAATTTCCAGGGCATGGGGTTTTCGGAGAAGAATTTGGTGAAATAAAAGGCACTTCTCCATATTATTGGGTAATCGATCCCATCGATGGTACAAAAAGCTTTATCCACGGAGCTCCTCTGTTTTGCACGTTAATCGCATTAATGAAAGATGATGAGCCTGTTTTCGGAGCCATTCACAATCCTATTCTGGACGATCTTGTATTAGGAGACGGAACCTCTGCCTATCATAATGGAACAAAAGTAACCCTGAGACCTTGCAGTTCACTGAGTGAAGCCACATTACTTACCACAGATCCTCTTGGACCTGAAAAATACAGGGAGCCCAAAGGGTTTGACAATTTAGCCAAAGCATGTAAGCTATACAGAACGTGGGGAGATGCTTATGGATATTTTCTTGTTGCTACAGGATTTGCTGATATTATGATAGACCCCAAAATGTCTAAGTGGGATATCATGGCATTGATTCCTGTAATCAAAGGAGCTGGAGGAACAATTACTGATTACTATGGTGGAGATCCTGTCAAAGGAGACAGCATTGTGGTCTCCAATCCTGCAATTCATAATGAGATTTTAAATTATTTAAAATCTTAA
- a CDS encoding OmpH family outer membrane protein yields the protein MNNNLVKISLILNGLLVVAVAVLFYFHFKQPSSVAATSEGKTEDTVSIANIEMPKVPNARKIVFFNYDSLTTKYEFFKKIQRDMEARARGIENELMKKEQKLQEDYEFYQKNAGAMTEQHREAKERELTTAQQELMALKENRSEQFAIQQQELNKQLMDKLYGYFNKLSKENNFDYILTYQKGLPGVVFGADSLDITKELVEGLNREYKKK from the coding sequence ATGAATAATAACCTGGTTAAAATTTCTCTTATACTTAATGGATTATTGGTTGTGGCGGTTGCTGTACTTTTTTACTTTCATTTTAAGCAGCCAAGTTCAGTAGCTGCAACTTCTGAGGGAAAAACAGAAGATACAGTGAGTATAGCAAATATAGAAATGCCGAAAGTGCCCAACGCCAGAAAGATAGTTTTCTTTAACTATGATTCTCTAACTACCAAATACGAATTCTTTAAAAAGATTCAGAGAGATATGGAAGCAAGAGCCAGAGGTATCGAAAATGAGTTGATGAAAAAAGAACAGAAGCTTCAGGAAGATTATGAGTTCTATCAGAAAAATGCCGGAGCAATGACAGAGCAGCACAGAGAGGCAAAAGAAAGGGAATTAACAACTGCTCAACAGGAGTTAATGGCACTTAAAGAAAACAGATCAGAGCAATTTGCCATTCAGCAGCAGGAGTTGAACAAACAATTAATGGATAAGCTTTATGGGTATTTCAACAAGCTTTCAAAGGAAAATAACTTTGACTATATCCTTACTTATCAGAAAGGTCTGCCAGGCGTAGTTTTTGGTGCAGATAGTCTGGATATTACTAAAGAACTTGTTGAAGGTTTGAACAGAGAGTATAAGAAGAAATAA
- a CDS encoding PAS domain-containing protein gives MAFHLPKIRDLSIRNKLIFLQFFTCLIVLALCCAAFVIADVREYKENKVNSLNSMAQLIASSSISALEFIDNEAANSILSDLVVVNDVLNAQILDKDNKVFASYSQKGVKEINFTPDGNPSVEFVEGYLYIYHEIQRDNGERIGMVCIRAELAQLDAVVKRKIQIAAILMGIGMLLAYLIALFLQKYISSPLLRLVSVMDKVSKEGSYGNHAHVEGKDEIGTLSLVFNEMLSQIERRDKELLENNYLLNSILNSMGDGVLVVDNDLNFMLWNPAFEKKHGGLLVAHPKVALGTNYKMFLPGETIPLSYYNSPFYKAVQGEEFNNQELLLKTGENVITYISITARPLRDRNNIVIGAVTVVRDITQRKQIQLDLDTARQQLQDMIDYSSACIFAKDLEGRYIFVNKNFEQVYKIEKERVIGNTDFDFLSREEALPLHEHDEEVFRVGRDVSFEEELLRGGNPQTFISIKYPLKDNEGKIYGLCGIATEISDRKAMEEADKMRVTQMIKFQETLLNLTSMEIDLPLDEKLKAILVKCAEVIDVERCGIWFFTKDKEEIYPKIIYRKSENDTVSGKPIKKSPNSIYFKALENFHTIDAHDALTDPRTAELAEIYFKPLGITSTLDVAIRLGGKISGMLCFEHIGDKRNWSYEVQVFSSSIAGIVALAIENFERLKAEKELHELNDELAHAKNAAEQSNAAKDVFLASMSHEIRTPLNAIIGFQQLLKETDLSDEQKEIVTSIDFAGRNLLVIINDILDLSKIEAGKVEFIESEINVAAIIRSVIELFEQKVKEKNLKIIFYHDPTIPTGLLGDGARLSQILLNLIGNAVKFTEKGEIKVITHLLDVKGDYFNCLFEVEDTGIGIPKDKLARIFERFTQAEADTTRRYGGTGLGLTISRHLIELQGGSLMVKSEPGKGSVFSFKLKFKKSIDSKGVGIAAPESGMKNLSQDIKPLKILLAEDTVLNQNLILKVFQKTAHSVDIANNGIEAVEKVKLNKYDIILMDVQMPLMDGCQATEEIRRLKDPVKSKIPIVALTAVVSKSEEERYRKKGMDAYITKPFDKENLLQTIYRLIDSYNIDSNSKAFMDTSSNLFSLSFLEETSEGDTEFIIKMVNLILEEAPDKLRSLKDAIQAKDYAAIKTNAHKLKNIIIPVQMERAKELTTAIEENSRNAGNMQIIVSHFAELNEIITSVLEPLRNRIEELKHSS, from the coding sequence ATGGCTTTTCATTTGCCAAAAATTAGAGATTTATCCATAAGAAACAAACTGATTTTTCTTCAGTTTTTTACTTGTCTTATTGTACTTGCTCTATGCTGTGCTGCATTTGTAATTGCTGATGTCAGAGAATATAAAGAAAATAAGGTAAATAGCCTCAATTCAATGGCACAGTTAATAGCCTCAAGTAGTATTTCTGCCCTTGAGTTTATTGATAACGAAGCTGCCAATTCAATTCTGTCAGACCTTGTAGTTGTTAATGATGTTTTGAACGCTCAGATTCTTGATAAAGACAATAAGGTGTTTGCCTCGTATTCCCAAAAAGGTGTCAAAGAAATAAACTTTACTCCTGATGGTAATCCCTCAGTTGAGTTTGTGGAAGGTTATCTGTATATCTATCATGAAATTCAACGGGACAATGGAGAGAGGATAGGAATGGTTTGTATCAGGGCTGAATTAGCTCAGCTCGATGCTGTAGTAAAAAGAAAAATTCAGATAGCTGCAATCTTAATGGGGATTGGAATGTTGCTGGCATATCTTATAGCTTTGTTTTTACAAAAGTATATATCATCTCCGCTTCTAAGACTAGTTTCAGTAATGGATAAAGTAAGCAAGGAAGGAAGCTATGGAAACCATGCCCATGTAGAAGGCAAAGATGAAATTGGTACTTTGTCTCTGGTATTTAACGAAATGCTTAGTCAGATAGAAAGAAGAGATAAAGAGCTGTTGGAAAATAATTATCTTTTAAATTCAATTCTTAATAGCATGGGAGATGGAGTGCTGGTAGTTGACAACGACCTTAACTTTATGCTATGGAATCCCGCCTTTGAAAAAAAACATGGCGGACTACTTGTTGCTCATCCCAAAGTTGCTCTTGGCACAAACTATAAGATGTTTTTGCCTGGAGAAACTATACCTCTTAGTTACTATAATTCACCTTTTTATAAAGCAGTGCAAGGTGAAGAGTTTAATAATCAGGAATTGCTGCTAAAGACGGGTGAAAATGTAATTACATATATAAGCATTACGGCAAGACCATTAAGGGACAGGAATAATATAGTAATTGGAGCGGTTACAGTTGTTAGAGATATTACACAACGTAAACAGATACAGTTGGACCTTGATACAGCAAGACAACAGTTGCAGGATATGATCGATTATTCTTCCGCTTGTATTTTTGCAAAAGATTTAGAAGGCAGGTATATATTCGTCAATAAAAATTTTGAACAGGTATATAAAATTGAAAAGGAAAGGGTAATAGGAAATACAGATTTTGATTTTCTTTCGAGAGAAGAGGCTTTGCCCCTGCATGAGCACGACGAGGAAGTCTTCAGAGTTGGACGAGATGTTTCTTTTGAAGAAGAACTTTTGAGAGGAGGAAACCCTCAAACTTTTATTAGTATTAAATATCCACTAAAAGATAATGAAGGGAAAATATACGGACTTTGTGGTATAGCAACAGAGATCTCCGACCGAAAGGCTATGGAAGAGGCAGACAAAATGCGAGTGACTCAGATGATAAAGTTTCAGGAGACGCTTCTGAATCTTACGAGCATGGAAATTGACCTCCCTTTGGATGAAAAGCTTAAAGCTATCCTAGTTAAATGCGCAGAAGTTATTGATGTTGAAAGGTGCGGTATATGGTTTTTTACTAAAGATAAAGAAGAGATTTATCCTAAGATTATTTATCGTAAAAGTGAGAATGATACTGTAAGTGGCAAGCCAATTAAAAAGTCTCCCAATTCCATTTACTTTAAAGCGTTAGAGAATTTTCACACCATAGACGCTCACGACGCCCTCACGGATCCTAGAACTGCCGAACTTGCAGAAATTTATTTTAAACCTTTGGGCATTACTTCTACACTCGATGTAGCAATAAGACTTGGTGGTAAGATCTCAGGAATGTTATGTTTTGAACATATTGGAGATAAAAGAAATTGGTCTTATGAAGTTCAGGTCTTTTCTTCTTCAATAGCCGGAATTGTTGCTTTGGCAATAGAAAACTTTGAAAGGCTAAAAGCAGAAAAAGAGCTGCATGAATTGAATGATGAATTGGCGCACGCAAAAAATGCTGCTGAGCAATCAAATGCAGCTAAGGATGTCTTTCTTGCCAGTATGAGCCATGAAATCAGAACGCCCTTAAATGCTATAATTGGTTTTCAGCAATTGCTCAAGGAAACTGACCTTAGTGATGAGCAAAAGGAAATTGTTACCTCTATTGATTTTGCTGGCCGTAACTTATTGGTAATTATTAATGATATCCTTGACCTTTCAAAAATAGAAGCAGGTAAGGTTGAATTTATTGAAAGTGAAATCAACGTTGCTGCAATCATCCGCTCGGTCATTGAACTGTTTGAACAGAAAGTAAAGGAGAAAAATCTTAAAATAATATTTTATCATGACCCCACCATTCCCACTGGATTACTAGGAGATGGAGCTCGTTTAAGTCAGATTTTACTTAACCTGATTGGTAATGCAGTAAAGTTTACTGAAAAGGGAGAGATAAAGGTAATAACGCATTTACTTGATGTGAAAGGAGATTATTTCAATTGTCTGTTTGAAGTAGAGGATACTGGAATTGGGATTCCAAAAGATAAGCTTGCCAGAATATTTGAACGCTTCACTCAGGCAGAAGCCGATACAACCAGAAGATATGGCGGAACTGGGCTTGGTCTAACTATTTCCCGTCACCTGATAGAGCTGCAAGGGGGATCTCTTATGGTAAAAAGCGAACCTGGAAAAGGGTCTGTGTTTTCTTTCAAATTGAAGTTCAAAAAATCTATAGATTCCAAAGGAGTTGGTATCGCAGCTCCAGAAAGCGGAATGAAGAATTTATCTCAGGATATAAAGCCCTTGAAAATATTACTTGCTGAAGATACAGTTCTGAATCAGAATTTAATATTGAAGGTTTTCCAGAAAACCGCACATTCCGTGGATATTGCCAATAATGGCATTGAAGCTGTAGAGAAAGTAAAGCTTAATAAGTACGATATCATATTGATGGATGTCCAAATGCCCTTAATGGATGGATGTCAGGCAACTGAAGAAATAAGAAGATTGAAGGATCCGGTTAAGAGCAAAATTCCGATTGTAGCGCTTACTGCTGTTGTTTCCAAGTCTGAAGAGGAACGGTACCGAAAGAAAGGGATGGATGCATATATTACCAAACCATTTGATAAAGAAAATTTATTGCAAACTATTTACAGACTTATCGATTCTTATAATATTGATTCTAATTCTAAGGCGTTTATGGATACTAGTTCAAACTTATTCAGCTTAAGCTTTCTTGAGGAAACTTCAGAAGGAGATACAGAATTTATCATTAAAATGGTAAATCTTATATTGGAAGAAGCGCCTGATAAGCTCAGGAGTCTAAAAGATGCTATCCAGGCCAAAGATTATGCAGCAATCAAAACTAATGCGCATAAGCTAAAGAACATAATAATTCCTGTTCAGATGGAAAGAGCTAAAGAGCTGACAACTGCTATCGAAGAAAATAGCCGCAATGCCGGTAATATGCAGATCATAGTGTCTCATTTTGCAGAGTTGAATGAAATAATTACAAGTGTTTTAGAGCCTCTGCGTAATCGGATAGAGGAGTTGAAACATAGCTCCTGA
- a CDS encoding GNAT family N-acetyltransferase yields MIDNLHLLHADLSDSDQFEDFWLLLNEYAKDIMGGGATLPVERKEQLRMQLPNVKDSYVLIAYLDGQPVGLANCFVSFSTFNAAPLLNIHDFVVRENFRNKGIASAMLNQIEKYSREKKYCKLTLEVLEGNNKARRLYNAFGFASYELDPVMGKALFLDKKLN; encoded by the coding sequence ATGATAGATAATTTACATCTCTTACATGCTGATCTTTCTGACAGCGATCAATTTGAAGATTTCTGGCTGCTTTTGAATGAATATGCTAAAGATATAATGGGAGGAGGAGCAACATTACCGGTAGAAAGGAAAGAACAACTTAGAATGCAATTGCCAAATGTCAAAGATTCCTATGTTCTGATTGCTTATTTGGACGGTCAGCCTGTTGGTCTTGCAAACTGTTTTGTAAGCTTTTCAACTTTTAATGCTGCGCCACTTCTCAATATCCATGATTTTGTAGTTAGAGAGAACTTCAGAAATAAAGGTATTGCCAGTGCCATGCTTAATCAAATTGAAAAATATTCAAGAGAAAAAAAATATTGCAAGCTTACACTGGAAGTGCTTGAAGGCAATAACAAAGCCCGACGTCTATACAACGCTTTTGGCTTTGCCTCATATGAACTTGATCCGGTTATGGGAAAGGCTCTTTTTCTTGATAAGAAATTAAACTAA
- a CDS encoding DUF6941 family protein, with protein MEIEIFTLCDHAQDFNGKLVIVGTFDSISSATYPFTHAACSLAGRLRFSEKESGVHDFKIKLIDDDGIELYPSIEGNIDVSKSVANYSTINFAINLGNLEFKKAGRYAIELYIDNEWQKGLPINVIKQ; from the coding sequence ATGGAAATAGAAATTTTTACCCTCTGCGATCATGCACAGGATTTTAATGGTAAGTTAGTAATAGTTGGAACCTTTGATAGCATAAGTTCTGCCACATATCCGTTTACTCATGCTGCTTGCTCTCTGGCCGGAAGGTTAAGGTTTAGTGAAAAAGAATCCGGTGTACATGACTTTAAAATAAAGCTGATCGATGATGATGGGATTGAATTATATCCGTCTATTGAAGGGAATATTGATGTATCTAAAAGCGTAGCAAATTATTCAACAATAAACTTTGCCATAAATCTCGGGAACCTGGAATTTAAAAAAGCAGGAAGGTATGCTATTGAACTTTACATTGATAACGAATGGCAGAAAGGTCTTCCAATAAATGTTATTAAACAGTAA
- the msrA gene encoding peptide-methionine (S)-S-oxide reductase MsrA, which yields MKVTIYTSITILALLSFFRYSNLKTTKPIHEAKTDTATFAGGCFWATEAAFEQIKGVQNVVSGYCGGNRSDATYEKIETGKTGHAESVQVYYDPSIISYDKLLDIFFTAHDPTELNRQGPDIGPQYRSEIFYSNLSQKKQAEEKIKYLNKTKYNQKIITQIAPLTKFYEAEPYHQNYVQQHPDEAYIKNVSLPKINKVKKDFSEDLK from the coding sequence ATGAAAGTAACGATATATACATCTATCACAATCCTAGCGTTATTAAGCTTCTTCAGATATAGCAATTTAAAAACCACTAAACCTATACATGAAGCAAAAACAGATACAGCTACCTTTGCTGGAGGTTGCTTTTGGGCGACTGAAGCGGCATTTGAACAAATCAAAGGTGTGCAAAATGTGGTTTCAGGATATTGCGGAGGTAATAGGTCTGATGCCACTTATGAAAAAATCGAAACGGGAAAAACAGGGCATGCTGAATCGGTACAGGTCTATTATGATCCTTCAATAATATCTTACGACAAGTTGCTCGACATCTTCTTTACAGCCCATGATCCCACAGAGCTTAATCGCCAGGGACCTGACATAGGGCCCCAATACCGTTCTGAAATTTTTTATTCAAACCTCTCACAGAAAAAACAGGCAGAAGAGAAAATCAAATACCTTAATAAAACAAAGTATAATCAAAAAATTATCACACAAATTGCCCCATTAACTAAGTTTTATGAAGCTGAGCCTTACCATCAGAATTATGTGCAGCAACATCCCGATGAAGCCTATATAAAAAACGTTTCCTTGCCTAAAATCAATAAAGTAAAAAAAGACTTTAGCGAAGACTTGAAATAA
- a CDS encoding YfiR family protein, with translation MINDQSSLSCEMPTDEKRTPKFLMIQLVLAVFCCSGFIINVHHERWMKSYNEVSDIVQEGEYSLKAAFIYRFTEYVEWEGMPKDEDFKIAILGDTPLTANLIDIAENAEVGNRKIDVEEYDNLNEIDGCQILFVSRESSVPLQTILHKFNGKETLIVTERDGYGERGSCINFFLSESKIRFEVNLEAVEKAGLAVSSQLLQHAVVIGK, from the coding sequence ATGATAAACGATCAGTCATCGCTTAGTTGTGAAATGCCGACAGATGAAAAACGGACTCCTAAATTTTTAATGATTCAGTTGGTGCTGGCGGTGTTCTGTTGCTCCGGGTTTATTATAAATGTTCACCATGAAAGATGGATGAAAAGTTACAATGAAGTTAGTGATATAGTTCAAGAAGGAGAATACTCTTTAAAGGCTGCATTCATATATCGTTTTACAGAGTATGTGGAGTGGGAGGGAATGCCAAAGGACGAAGATTTTAAAATCGCAATTCTGGGCGATACTCCTCTTACTGCTAATCTCATTGATATAGCTGAAAATGCGGAAGTTGGCAATAGAAAGATTGATGTGGAAGAATATGATAACCTGAATGAAATTGATGGATGTCAGATATTGTTTGTATCGAGGGAGAGCTCGGTACCTTTGCAAACAATATTACACAAATTTAATGGCAAGGAAACTCTTATTGTTACAGAAAGAGATGGTTACGGAGAAAGGGGTTCATGTATAAATTTTTTTCTTTCGGAAAGTAAAATAAGGTTTGAAGTAAATCTGGAGGCTGTGGAAAAGGCCGGACTAGCAGTGAGTTCACAATTATTGCAACATGCTGTTGTGATAGGTAAGTAA